One Candidatus Neomarinimicrobiota bacterium genomic window, GTGTCCATCCTGTGCAAGGCTTAGCGAAGTGAGAAGAATAATTGAGGTCACGATGTATCTTTTTGCTCTCACCTCTCCTCGAATTGACATCGGTCTGGCGCTTCTTACTAAGCCAGTTTAATCAGGGAACTACCCATTCGAATCGAAATTGAATCAGGTGTTCGACTGGACGTAAAGATCAAACTTTAAAATTCCCTGCGCCTCAATCTGCACACTCTTTACACATACCAAAGAGTTGATGAATGTGACGGACAAGACTGTAGTCGAATCGAGAGCATATCCCTTCCTGCAGTTCCTCGATCTGTGGATCAAAGAATTCAACTATTTTGCCGCAGCGAATACAGATAAGGTGATCGTGATGCGTACAGTCGAGCCAGTGTTCGTAGCGCCATTTACCGTCACCTATATCCATGCGCGAAACAAAACCGTGCTTATAGAGAAGATCCATGGTGCGATAGACCGTGGCGCGGGA contains:
- a CDS encoding Fur family transcriptional regulator, which encodes MTNQKLAQFKSVLRDENLKFTPQRLEVFKEVCNSNEHRESEEIYLALRKRDIKVSRATVYRTMDLLYKHGFVSRMDIGDGKWRYEHWLDCTHHDHLICIRCGKIVEFFDPQIEELQEGICSRFDYSLVRHIHQLFGMCKECAD